The Oncorhynchus gorbuscha isolate QuinsamMale2020 ecotype Even-year unplaced genomic scaffold, OgorEven_v1.0 Un_scaffold_1137, whole genome shotgun sequence genome includes a region encoding these proteins:
- the LOC124021600 gene encoding nuclear receptor-binding factor 2-like: MEVVDSPLNLAHQQSRKADRLLAAGKYEEAISCHGKAAELLREAMKLTECEQAGLSMALQRDSHVKQQRLIEEKWKRTRQEGNPMVLLSHPSTDQPPGLVTNEPPRHPEREYDTWLYLLKNKGSPPPPTPCPGSKAHKDDKTRLEEQQTTIASLRRHIDILLGENEKLTQDNKRLRGENIRLKRDAADTDLLEKSELWVLPQSEERRNKDISIPNLPPLEMPTQDISLDDLPALELPEDIQHELQALLDRDDKL; this comes from the exons ATGGAGGTAGTGGACAGTCCTCTTAACCTC GCCCATCAGCAGTCCAGGAAGGCAGACCGCTTGTTGGCAGCTGGTAAATATGAAGAAGCTATTTCCTGCCATGGGAAAGCTGCAG agcTGCTGAGGGAAGCCATGAAGTTAACAGAGTGTGAACAG gctGGTTTGTCCATGGCGCTCCAGAGAGACAGCCACGTGAAGCAGCAGCGTCTTATTGAGGAGAAGTGGAAGAGGACCAGACAGGAAGGCAATCCCATGGTCCTCCTGAGCCACCCCTCTACCGACCAGCCCCCCGGCCTCGTGACCAACGAGCCCCCCCGCCACCCAGAGAGGGAGTACGACACCTGGCTGTACCTCCTGAAGAACAAGggctccccccctccccccacaccctGCCCCGGCAGCAAGGCCCACAAGGATGATAAGACCCGTCTGGAGGAGCAGCAGACCACCATCGCCAGCCTGCGGCGCCACATAGACATTCTGCTGGGAGAGAACGAGAAACTGACCCAGGACAACAAGCGCCTGCGAGGGGAGAACATCCGGCTGAAGAGGGATGCAGCGGACACAGACTTACTGGAGAAATCAGAGCTGTGGGTTCTTCCccagtcagaggagaggaggaacaaggacatCTCCATACCTAACCTGCCCCCTCTGGAGATGCCCACCCAGGACATCTCTCTGGACGACCTGCCTGCCCTGGAGCTCCCCGAGGACATCCAGCACGAACTGCAGGCGCTGCTGGACAGAGACGACAAGCTGTGA